Below is a genomic region from Rhododendron vialii isolate Sample 1 chromosome 5a, ASM3025357v1.
tgcagtaaatcttggagcgcgaaaatcagttcccttAATTTTAATTAAGGTTTACGATAATTAATTAAGTACAGCCACGTAGGGGTCAAGTTGAGTTGGACCGGATTAGCTCATGGCTGACGTCTAATTAACTTCCtcattttgtttggttctccctcataaatatttttttaatttttttttactgttgcGTCGTCCgtgttttttttcatctttagtgatttcttttatcaaatttattactttttttttttgatgtatatAAACATACctctattaaaaaagaaaaagagtttgttaaaatgttttaaaaattgacAAAGAACGAAAAATACGCAAActtataaaactttttttttttaatctcaaaacTGACATTTAAACAAAGTGTTGAAGTTCCTTTTTTTGTCCAACCCCGGGTTAGATTGTCGCATATACTGTACTATACTAGCAATGGGTCATTGctaagagagaaatttattcacgacACTCCGCGCAATCTTAGCCgcccaaaacacttttgaacggtcgaGATTGAGCATcgtaaaacttattcacggtttctttttctttttttttttgaaaatgtcaatttcatTTCTTAACAAGTCCGAAGGCAATGATTACATCGCAAGCAAAATACAGGAGTGCACCGAACTACCTACTCAGGGATTAATGGACACCCTACAAAAGCAATCAACACTAGGTGCCGATATGAGAATTCCATCCAGGACTAGGCAGAGAGAAATCGAAACGAAATCCCAGTACAAACCATTACACAAACATAACAGATGTAATCAGAACAACAAACAGATCACAAGCGAAAAGGCCGGCCGAAGACCAAATCCTCCTTCTCCTTGACCTGCAGCCGTCTCCGCCGGCGCAAGGCCAGCCCACGACAGAAATCAACCAAATAGGCAGCCTTCCGGTCCCATGAACTACTGTCCTTTTAGCATGCCAGCCGATCAGAGAAAACTCCGCAGTAAGCCTCCGCTGCCACAGCAAGCTcctgcttgcgaccttaatgtgtgttgcaataagaatgccccaagcgtagggctaggtcggttgaaagcataataataatacccagaagtccggggtcgaatcctcagggagcgcatccataacttgtcTCAGAGATTAGCTTTAAGAGAGTTTTAgtgttaggaccgccaaccgaTCTTCGGcttttagacggccaacttgaaagatttggttaactggctacttaacctaactacggctttttgaCTGGAGGTTAAACTAAAGGCTCGGTCTAGGGATAACTAACAATCATAACGCAAGGATAAGctcgattcttctctttttaacgAAAGTGTTAAACATGTCTGGGGTCCTTTTTGAGCATTTAGACAAACACGAGGAGGGACATAGCTCTAggtatcaaatgtggcaaaaGGATTAACCATTGCTTACATTTGATCCAAGAGAGTAACACCTCAAGGTTTTGATTCATAAAATAGGTCCTTGCCATGTTTAAGCTGGAAAACAAGAGTTCTCGAGAGGAGAACGAGCCCACCCCTGGTTACGGGATGTTAATCATCTCATAACCTAGTCttgctacactactcacacataatgaaAGGAGAAGTGATATGGATTAGGATTCGGATGAGAGAACACGAAATCATGCTGAAAGCAGAAATAAAAACTAGATTAATAAGGATCCCAATGAAACTTACAACATTAATGAAAGCAatcctcctccaaatccccaAATCAATGCTCCATTAATGAGGGAGAAAAGAGTTGGTGAGAAGAGGCGGTAGAGAAAGAAAAGAGCTGATGTCTAAGAACATAACATAACCCTAAAAACGTGCAAAAGAGTATTTATAGCATCCCTTTaaagttacaaaagaaaatagaaatctgcagaaattggggcttcctaccggtaggcattgatctcctaccggtagaacggcTTCGAGCAAAAGGGGACACTGAAAAATCtggcttcctaccggtaggcattgatctcctaccggtagaacttgaatgGTGCAACTTTGTGACCTCTCTGATTAGGCGTTGGACCGGTAGAGCAGgccctcctaccggtaggaatgaGATTAtaccggtaggcattgatctcctaccggtagaacttccTTTTCTACGAATTTTGATCAGCTTCTTCTGGACTTCTCCAAACTCTCCGGGGCTTCGACACAGCTCATCCGGACTCCGCTATCGCTTCATTTACCCCACGGGTCCCCGAATCACGATGGGATAGGCTCATGGCGTTAAAACTGCCTTATTAAAGAAAAGAACCTGCAAACACCAAAACGCACCCTTCGCACAATATCATTCAAAAACATAGAGTTATGCGCGCGCGCGTACCAAAAATGAGCGAGATAAGCCCgaatataaccacaattgtgGGCTTATCAGCTCCAACCACGCAACCGAAGCAAACCAAACTAGGTCCGGCCGGCTGAGCGTGGTCACGGCGACCGGTAACCTTCAAGAAGACTATCCGTTGAAACTCATCCACAACCCATACCAGAACAAGaacgaaaaagaaattatttgcCCACTACCACAACCTCACCAGATCCGGGGGAGACGCGAATCGGTACACAACCGGACTGAAAAGACCAGCCGGTAGAGGAGATGAAAAATCgtcagaaaaggaaaagaaaaccctaatttcaaaacACCTCACCTTATTAAATCCAACCACCGACCACCAGCTACCAGATCTGAGACTCCACTGTGAGGACCGAACGGAGAAACCCACGAGCTATGGCCGGAGTCCAAGCGCCGAGCTCAACAATAGACGAAACGAGAACTGAGAGGTGTGAACAGCAGAAAGGAGGGGAGGAAGGGGGGAAATTAGGggaaaaagggggggggggggggggggggaagggggggGGCGGGGGCCCCTCCCCCAACGGAAAAACTTAGCTGTAgaaaagtttagagagagaaacaagagaGATTCACGGTTCTTtcatgaataagtttttctccatTGCTAATGAGAATAGGCATTTCCGCCTTTACTCAAACCTAAACTCCGATTCAAAGTCTTTCAATCCTTCAAAGGGgattcaaacccaaattttcaaTGGCTATTTTCTGATGGTGGCAGGTGGTGGTCGTGGTGCTTTGTTGGTCAGCAATTTTCGGTGGTCAGCAGTGATTTTGGTGGTCGCGGGAGGTGCGCAAGTTTTCGGAAAAGATAGCAGAAGCAAGATCGAGGGTATGTTAAGTATATCAATAAAGGCTTTCTACGCCCAACTTGTTAACAGAAAATTGAGCAAAGAATTGATAAGCCTttactgatatcggattgagctgattttttttcaaaaaaatccttaaaaaagattttttgaaaaaattgagttGCTCCGATCAAATGTTTGAGATCCCAAAGTGGATCTCACAAAACGCGGTATAGTGTAACGTCAATAGCAGGGTTCTTTTCATTTGTCATTATGTGGGGTATCTATTATGGACacggggctctgctgcccaccatgggcagtagcccctgcccacacctcacacacacctcacacggcaccgttttgggaaggaaagaaaaaccaaaCTTTTCGTTTGCAATCTtatagagcagaaacgtgattatgagagctctagaattaaaatttaattatgtctctttagaataatatgatcagaataataagatcttcgtgtcaattcaaacggattgaaaattggagcacttaattttttaatcaattttttaatatataaacggtctaaaaaaaaattaagtacgccaagttttaattcgtttgaacaagtacgaagatcttattattctaatcatattattctaaagtatcataattaatttttgtctatagggctctcataattaagtatatgctctttatttaggatcctgtagatcagaaacgtgattatgagagcactatagacaaaaattaattatatctctttagaataatatgatcagaataataagatcttcgtatttgttcaaacgaattaaaaattagcgcacttaattttttttagaccgtttatatattaaaaaatatgattaaaaatttaagtgcttcaattttcaatccgtttgaattgactcgaagatcttattattctgatcatattattctaaagaaacataattaaattttaactctatgactttcataatcacgtttctgcttcataggattgcaaacggagagttttgttttttctttcctttccaaaacggtgccgtgtgaggtgtgtgtgaggtgtgggcaggggctgctgcccatggtGCGCAGCAGAGCTCCCGCGTCCTATTGCATGGCATTGCATAATAGTAGACGGGTTTGTTAGCTGCCTTGCCGGAGATGGTGTGCCGGGTTGGCCATGTTTTCGAATACAATTTTCGGAAAAAAACGTAAGCGTTCGttcacaaaaattaacaagTTTTGCATTTTAATTACCATGTTGTTCACAGAAATTAGTAACttgtcaataaatttttttttttgtatagtaATTCCAATCACAAATCTAcctacaacttattcactatcgaaaataatttgacatttctcaacaacttgctcactaccgaaaacacctaaaAACTTGATTGCTATAAATTTCTTCTCACAATTTACtcactactggaaacactccCTTAGTAGTAGCACGGTCTTTATTCTCTAGCTTATTTTGGCTGTTTCTCCGGCTGGTTTTCCCAGTCCGTTTGGGTTTTTGTCTGAGTTTCCCCCAGATCCGAAGGGTGCAGTGGTGTGCTGATAAGTATTGGGTTGGTTCCATGGGTTTTCTGCATTTCCGGTTTGAGGCAATGGTGAATAAACACCAGGCTTTGCCCTAAGGTTTTGTTTGAGCACTTGACATAAATCTGCAGAAGTGGGTTTTCAATCACTGGTTGTCGTGATCGCGAGATTTGGAATTTTAGCCTATTACGGATTTCTTTTCCGGTCTCCGTGCTCAAAGCCTGTCGTGGCAGTAGGGGCTTGCCTCGGAGCCTCTCCTTCGCTTTGGATTGAGGTATCGGTTGCGTCCTCAGTCAACGGAGCATCTTCTCCTCGCCCAGAGGCGACCAGTATGCTTACTGGGCAGCAGTCCAGGGTGTTGGATTCTTAGCTTGTGCTTGTTTCATAATTTCCATCAAAATATTTTGTGTTGGTTAATCAATTGTAAGTTTAGTTATAAAAATGGGAGTGTCACGAGACTTTCCCTTTATAAGATGGAGAAAAGGGTTCTCACTTTGGAATAGTAATAGTAGActagcatctccaacccaactAACTCAAGTTTTTACTTAGATTTGAGCAAAAATTGGCGTGAAAGCTAGCATCTCCACCTCTTTACTTGGATGTTGAAGGATTCCAACGTCCACCGCCACTACTACCGCTTGTCACCACTGTCTCCGCCGCTGACCAAATCTCACTCTTTTGCGGCTCCTTCAACGCGACAGGCAAATCCACTGATTTCTCTTGATCTGCTGatcaaattttatattttttatacgaAGACAGAGAAAAGGAATGTGTTTGTTTCGGCCTTTCGGGCCAGAATTTGTTCCATGGCATCTTTTTACAGGGGTGCACATAGTCTGAATTGGTCCagttttttagaaaattaataaCCGGACCATTTtaaacggttctagaaaattgggAACCAAAatctaaccaatatatgcatggaacctaacGAGAAACACATCGCTTATtcatatgaactcataaaaattgaaaatttaaagcACCAAAAAACtcataggtaaaataaaaatagaaattttattaaaaactttcctaacaaataagatttcatctctaaataaattaacttTAGCatgaaaagattaacctacaaaattcaaattacatatTTAATAACACAcatgtatgtatttttatatatattagttctaattggtccggttcggttctaaccacaattttttaattgagaaccagtaactgAATCAAAATTAacgattcttatttttttgaaaccataaCCTAACTAATTAATCGCAGAACCCGACTAAATCAGACGGTTCGATCCGAATTGAACCGGTGTTTGCGCTTCAGGCAGTTTTCTTGAGCACTCCTATCTTTTTATACCTATATTTTGGAGGCATTTTCTGCACTTTGTGTTCTTGATGAAAAAGAGTTAAATAGTAACATCTTGAACTATCACCTTGTCAGATATCAGGACAAGTGAGTAGGGAATGATTGAATCGAACCAGGTGCCATGATTGGTTGTTTGGTAGAATGGCAGAAGACATTTGCCTTATTTGATTCAACTCTCAtttcatctcatctcatttttttttttacacttttttcaatacatttttctttttatctcttttcattcattaccactcattacagcaaaaataattttcaaaatgttgAACCAAATAAGGTGATTGTGATGTTTTAATGCTTGGAGTATTATTTAAGGATCTTGTTTCACTCATTATCGTACTTTACTTGCTTACCATTTTGAAGAATCAAATTTTCCCTTTGATAGCTTGTAACTGCTTGTTTGTTGGAGCCTTGGAGGAGAAGAGAGTGGGATAATGGTGGGGCGCCGAGATAAGCTAAAAAGAGACATAGTTTTTATTCGGTGTTTGGTTCGCCTTTAGCACCCGAATTGCAAAAATTACCAAGGGTGTGAAAAATTACCAAGGTGCTTTCGTAAACTCTCTAATCCTTTTTTATAAGGGAAATAATATTGTTACTCTAAAAATGAATACAGGCACTCAAAAATCAGTATAACTCCAAAGccacttttctttattttttgaaatgcttgcatcaatttttggagtgtcaatatcattttccatttataaTCTCATTACAAAAATGATATACAGTAGTACTATAAGGACAACTAATTGATTTCCCGTAGATTTCCTTATCCATCCGCTCAaccagcaatttttttttttttttgaacatccaCGTATTAACTACCaaacaaatactcctactaTTCTTAACTAATCCTATCCTCGCTTTTACTATATCCCACTCTTGTCCACTTTCATTTCTTATCTCATAGTAAAAATTTATCTGGCCATCAAACGAGCCGTACGTTGCCAAGCACCCTAGCCCAGCGGAGCGTCGAGCGGCATCCAACTATTCATCTCGGTACAGACGATTTGAATTGAACTTGAGAATCTATAAATCTGAACCCTCTACTGCTTAGTCAAAATTCAAGCCATTAATATATTCGAGATGAAcgatcggatcggccgttcggcACCGCTTGGCAGCTCCCAATCCGAATCTctgagagagaagaaatggaTAAGATCAAAACTTGTTATTGATTCCcatttaaagaaaagaaactgtTCTTATCCGATAATTTAATTGACTTTAACGCGGTTATCAATCcgccaaactctctctctctctctctctctctctcatgaaacTCTTTCCCAATACCCAACCAACGAATCTTCATTCAGATTTCAACGCACTCAACGTCGGTAACCGCCGTGCTCTTCGTTTCCCATTCCGATCTCCACCCAAATAAGCTCGCTTTTTCTCCTCCCTTTCCTCATCGATGAGCTTGGGTTGCGTTACTTTTGATAGGCGTTAGGGTTACGAAGAGCATACGAAAATGCCTTCGGTGCCCACAGTTGAATTCGTAACCCGTAGCGTTACCCCTTCTCTGACCTCTTTCTATGGTAAATCATGCTCTCATCGCCTGAAACGTTTGGAAAAAGGCGACCGGCGTGGTAATCTTAGTTAACGTTTGATCTGTTAGCGTTTCGTTTTGATTTGGGGGATTTTgttgtttggattttgttttttcttgtccGATCTTCTTCGAGTAGTTTGGCCCAATTAGTTATCAACAAATCGGAGATCAAGGTCGTGAAAGCTTGGTACTGCGCTGTGGGTTTCGCCTGCCTAAGGTAGTTTTTATTTGTGTGTATTTTGACTTGAAATAgggttggaattttttttggtatttatagtCCATTTATATTTTCTTATCATGCTTGTTTATTTGCTCCGGTTTTAATTGAACTCCGCCGGTGGATGCTATGATTAGTCCCACAATTAGTTGAGGGCCCGGAGACCTGAGATATCTAAAAAGATTTTCATAACTGTACCATGTATTTTGTAGCGATGCAGGGGTTTTCCCCAATTTACAAATATGTAACTCCTCAATGCGCAGATAATACATGTATGAACTGTGATTGTGTTTAAATCGGCTGCCACTGGTGGACGTTGTGATGGTCCCGGGAATCAGGATAAGTGGAGATATTCggggtgcgcgtaagctggatCATTGGCAGAGCTATACCTTGGGGTGGGGTGGGGCCCCCGCGTcccccaaattttaaatttctatTAGTTTAAAGCTTCTTTTagaatcttaataattttggttttacttaataaaaacaggttattttacattctcatacaaaaaaattactcaggGTGGTGGACGTTGTGATGGTCTCGGGAATCGGGATTAGTCGAGATAGTCGAGGTGCGGGTAGGCTAGATCATTGGCAGAGCTACCTTGGGGCTGGGGCGCCCACCGAATTTTAAATTTCTGTTAATATGACTTCTAATTTGAGTGTTATTAATATTATTAGTGTAATAGCTTCTTAGAATCTTAATAATTTCGGTTTTACTTAATAAAAACACGTTATTTTACgttctcatttttcaatttctttcacaaataaaaaataatcatgTAAGTGTTGTAGTCTaaagaataagaacaaaatgattCATATAGTTTTACTGCATTAGGCTAgaataattttaatttcaatttcaatttagAAAGGTATTatattgcaaaacaaaaaaactatgatATTATAAGCATATGTTTAGATAAAAAATTTGTCTATTTGTCTATTATGTTGGGCCCCCTCAAGCCAATATCCTGGCTCCGCCAGAGACTGAGATATCAATTATATTTTACATAATTGTAGTAAGCATTTTGAAGGAATACAGGGGGTTTGCCcaatttgaaattacattccACGATGCGCAGATCATACCTGTATAAACTATCTTTGTGTTTTCGTTTACCCTTCGTCCACTGCATCTTGTTGTTTTCCATTAGATGTAGTTACTTGTGAAAGGATTGATGCTCTAGGAAACAAAAACTTACTTCAAAGAAATCCACGAACACAGATAACTACTTCAAATTTGTACATGTTGTCTATGTGCCCTCACGCTCATGGTACGTTTGGTGAACAGTTGTTCTCACCATCACTTCTGCTTTGCTATTCGATAACTGATGTTTGATGTTGCATAAGTTCACTTTCTTTAATTTTAGGTGTTCTTGTTGCatggaaaattttttttttttcccgcttAATACTTTACCACGTCGATCTTGATTAAAATGAATCTATTTACTGGTTGgttatgttaattttttattctgGAAAGGTTACGTTAGTTGCACTTTTTCTTAAAGTCAAATGCATAGCTATAATATATGTACGATTCATGATTTGTGTTGTGACTTGTGCGTGGGTCAACGATAAGCATAGATTCCATGAATGGAAAATAGCTGTGAATTGATGATTCGATTTTGGctactttttgcattttctttgttGGAAAAAAGGTCATGACTATTTTTTAAAAGGGCTCTTGTATAATATATGCCATTTTTTGTCGATGTTTCTCCTTATTTGCTCTGGAAAATAGATTTTCCTCTCATTAGTACTATAACAAAGATGACAAATTTATCTTGAGAGTAAATAGAGGCAAAGACAAGATGACTGACAATAACCTGAAGAGTGAAGACATTCTTATGGTTTGATCACTTTGATTGTATTTTGAACTCTTTTCCACAAAGGGTCATACATTGATTCACGAGTCCACATATCTTGCAAATTGCATTAGAAGCATACCATATGAATTTTCATGTCGCTGAAATgcataaatataattttttcatgGATTTTAGAAGTCATGATATAACTGAATGATTCATGATTCGATTCAAATTATTCAattcacaaaacaaaaagggagcATTTTGATTCTTCATTCGTTTCCCGGTTGACAACTATTGtcaaatgcttgaatttcaCAATCGTGCTGTGCTTGTTGCCCAactactattttcttttttttagctaGCTTTTCCGTATGATGTAACCCTTTTGACCTtgcccttcttattttttatagaTGTAGAATCTTCTTGTGTATAAACTTCTAATGTGATATCAGTCATTCTCCATTTGCTCTACGGGTatcctttttttattggttatgAAGAGGCTCATTTGAGGAGGTATATCTATGAGAGAACCAAATCATCCAATTAGTTTCTCTGTCAACACTCTTTTAAGTCTTCATTGTGACCTGCCAGATCCGTTGCCTCAAGTACTTGTGGCATTTGTAAATACATTTTGCTTTGCAATACCTTTTTGCCTCATATCTATTGGGTTGTTTGGTAGTTTTCACTTCCTTTGGAATTGCCAATTTTCTCGGCGTAGATTCATTAGAAAGTGACAAGTCCTTTTAGTTgctttatatttatatattcttCTTTAATAATTTGGCAATCCGGGGACCGGTCCCACCATCATCTAGTGGGGcttcattatttttttagatataCCGTGACACTTATATATAAGATCTTCACTCTGTCTGTCACCCTTCCTAACCCCTTTCTCTATTTTTCAGTTACATGCAATGATGTTGAAGTAACTTGTAATTTGTTCTCTGACTAATTGTGCTTTGTGACTAATTGTGCTTTGGCAGTTCCCTGACAGCTTGTGATTTTCGCAATGAACCCTGGTTCTCCAGAGGATGTCCCAGCTTCTAAAGATGTTAACAGGCCTGATGCCTTGAAGAAGCTGTATACAGAGCCATCACATTGTAATCGTCATTTCTTGGAATATATATCTATTGATGAGCTTGGAAACAGTCTGGCTGAATTTCTACGTGTTCAAGATGGTCAGTTATTGCCGTCAAAGTCCATTTTGTGTCAATCTTCAGACAAAACTGATAACCCCAATGAGGAGATGGAACAAGAATTTGAAGATCCTGGTCAATCTGAATCGGCGACTGTAACTTCGGAGAAATGCTTATTCAAGTTTGCAACATTTCCGTCCTCTGGTAAGAAATCCCCAGCTTCTGTGCCTATCGATGGGGAAGATGACATAGCTGCTGCTGTATCGATGCAAAGTGGCTGTGAAACTGTTAAGCCTGCAAACCCTCGATCCATATCTTTGCCTGTAAGTTTGCATTACATTTGACCTTTGAATTCAGATGTTTTATTCTGTCTTTCGTATTCCCTATTATCATGTCACAATCTTTGGATTGATGCTGGATAGATCTATGGGATATACACTTGATTGTGTGTCTTAAAAGTATCCTATCATCAGCAAATACCTGCGCCGTATTTAGTTAAATTCAAATGACGATGCTGGTGGATGTGCTACTTTGACGTAATTAATGAACTCCTTTCGACATATTCGGAATATTGTTCATTTCTCGTGGGGTTGACTATGCATGTCTAGGTGATTGGGGTCAAGGCTGTAGCCATAAATTTGATTGAAGGGTGGCCTAGATAAGTGGAGTGAAAGTAAGAATCCCACATGAAATAACTGTTATTTATTGTTCAACAACAAATATAAAACAGTGAATTTAATTACTTCGTGTTGGAAAAGGTTGGGGATACCCATCTATATTGAAGGAATACTCTTGAAACAGAGGCcatgtagtattttttttctgggGCTGGTCCAGATATATGATAAAATGATGTTCGAAGAGATGGTTAATAGTGCAAGTAGAGAACTATCGTCCATATGCAACTTCGTCTATGGTGGGGGGTTAATCCTTTGGCACTAATGGGAACTGTGAAGTTTTTGTCTGTGTTACGTATCTCATATTTATTTAATCCCTCAATTTACTATTTGCCTGAGTAACATTCTAAAGATATGATGTACTTCCCTTGAGTAAATGAAGCTTTTCGGTCTAATTGACCTGCAACTTTCTGGAAGCAATATTgtatgtcaatttttgattataggCCGAAATTGTTTCTGTTTGTGTCTGCAAAAAAGAATTGCTGTTTATGTCTGCAAAAAAGAATTGCTGCCAATCAGTCTTTTCAGGATGGATGAAGTTATTCTTTATTTCTCTGAGCTGGTTATGTATATGTTGTTGAGAAGTGAGAACCAGTATtctgatgggttttttttataagttttcTTAACGGTTTGATTTTCTTCTTaaaacttttgtttcttttcagaCACATTTTAAGCTTGTATCAGCTCTGAAGGGTAGCCGCGAGAGACAGGGGAAATCCCAAAAGAAGCTCACGGTCACCTGGGCTCCGGATGTCTATGATCCTCCTCCATCAGCACCAACTCTTTCGAGAAATAGCAAAAGACGGCCTAAGAATGAACGGAAGAAGTATgataaaaagaatggaa
It encodes:
- the LOC131326348 gene encoding uncharacterized protein LOC131326348, which gives rise to MNPGSPEDVPASKDVNRPDALKKLYTEPSHCNRHFLEYISIDELGNSLAEFLRVQDGQLLPSKSILCQSSDKTDNPNEEMEQEFEDPGQSESATVTSEKCLFKFATFPSSGKKSPASVPIDGEDDIAAAVSMQSGCETVKPANPRSISLPTHFKLVSALKGSRERQGKSQKKLTVTWAPDVYDPPPSAPTLSRNSKRRPKNERKKYDKKNGKNKQKGKPSRVGGSKDKKQVRKYSESSKSFSQWPNNDNTEFEFNEPCEKLEHFGVGNSDAYCGSSFLKNSITKLHFSMAEAT